The Yoonia sp. SS1-5 genome contains a region encoding:
- the alr gene encoding alanine racemase: MSTGRLTIDLDAVVANWRALDDMTQCKTAAVVKANGYGLGAANVAKALFRAGARNFFVAVAEEAIPLREALGDKPDISVFSGHMKGDTDLIRDLRLTPMLNSLDQVTTHFEALPGHPFGIQLDTGMNRLGMEAQEWAAVAELVLGQNPTLVMSHLACADEPDHPMNPHQLENFRKMTDGIHSPRSLAATGGILLGPDYHFDLTRPGIGLYGGHPFTNANPVVELDLPVIQVRDVAEGEVVGYGNTWQAARPSRVATISGGYADGIFRILSDKVTLFHGNQPCKLVGRVSMDLLTVDITDLADTPEKLTLIGQQQSIDDLANVGKTIGYEVLTQLGARYHKRTYGK; the protein is encoded by the coding sequence ATGAGTACGGGACGTCTGACAATAGATCTGGATGCGGTGGTCGCCAACTGGCGGGCGCTGGACGATATGACGCAGTGCAAGACTGCGGCTGTGGTAAAGGCCAATGGCTATGGTCTGGGGGCCGCGAATGTGGCCAAGGCGCTGTTTCGCGCGGGCGCGCGCAACTTCTTTGTGGCCGTCGCCGAAGAGGCAATCCCACTGCGCGAGGCGTTGGGGGACAAGCCGGATATCTCGGTATTTTCGGGCCATATGAAAGGCGACACCGACCTGATCCGCGATTTGCGGCTGACGCCCATGCTGAATTCGCTCGATCAGGTAACCACCCATTTCGAGGCACTGCCGGGCCATCCTTTCGGCATCCAGCTGGATACCGGCATGAACCGGCTGGGGATGGAGGCACAGGAATGGGCGGCAGTGGCCGAACTGGTGCTGGGGCAGAACCCGACGCTGGTCATGAGCCATCTGGCCTGTGCGGATGAACCGGATCATCCGATGAACCCGCATCAGCTTGAGAATTTCCGCAAGATGACAGACGGGATCCATTCGCCCCGGTCGCTGGCGGCAACGGGCGGCATTCTGCTGGGTCCGGATTATCATTTTGACCTGACCCGGCCGGGCATCGGGCTGTATGGCGGGCATCCATTTACGAACGCAAACCCGGTTGTCGAACTGGACCTTCCGGTCATTCAGGTCCGCGACGTGGCCGAGGGCGAGGTTGTCGGCTATGGCAATACATGGCAGGCCGCCCGTCCGTCGCGCGTTGCAACTATCTCGGGCGGGTATGCGGATGGGATTTTCCGGATCCTGTCGGACAAGGTCACGCTGTTTCATGGCAATCAGCCCTGCAAACTGGTGGGTCGGGTGTCGATGGACCTGCTGACCGTTGACATCACCGACCTTGCCGACACGCCGGAAAAACTGACCCTGATCGGCCAACAGCAAAGCATTGATGATCTGGCAAATGTCGGCAAAACAATCGGTTACGAGGTCCTGACCCAACTTGGCGCCCGTTACCACAAGCGCACTTACGGCAAATAG